One region of Blattabacterium cuenoti genomic DNA includes:
- the pdxA gene encoding 4-hydroxythreonine-4-phosphate dehydrogenase PdxA — protein MNYRKKIIVGFTTGDINGIGIEVFLKVCCKKKILDFFTPILFGSTKLCYYYKKILNIEINNIREIKNFKEILDYKINVLNIWKEDIKFELIKINHPDSGKYSISSLKRSVKYLKEGKIDVLVTAPVNKKCMNLKKFSFFGHTEYLQNVLEGDSLMLMIHNTLKIALVTNHLPLKKVSSELNIKKIIKSIKILRQSLIMDFFIEKPKIAVLGCNPHSSDNGLIGDEEKTKIKPAIENLFQKKGWLIFGPYSSDSFFGNKKYKNFDAILAMYHDQGLIPFKTLTFNNGVNFTAGLSHIRTSPDHGVAYDIAKKGIANEKSFEEAIFTAIKIFKNRKEYKKLIKKL, from the coding sequence ATGAATTATAGAAAAAAAATTATAGTTGGATTTACTACAGGGGATATTAATGGAATAGGAATAGAAGTTTTTTTAAAAGTATGTTGTAAAAAAAAAATATTAGATTTTTTTACGCCAATATTATTTGGATCTACTAAATTATGTTATTATTATAAAAAAATTTTAAATATAGAAATAAATAACATACGAGAAATAAAAAATTTTAAAGAAATTTTAGATTATAAAATAAATGTATTAAATATATGGAAAGAAGATATAAAATTTGAATTAATTAAAATAAATCATCCTGATTCAGGTAAATACTCTATTTCATCTTTGAAAAGATCTGTAAAATATCTTAAAGAAGGTAAAATAGATGTATTAGTAACAGCTCCAGTTAATAAAAAATGTATGAATTTAAAAAAATTTTCATTTTTTGGTCATACTGAATATTTACAAAATGTTTTAGAAGGAGATTCATTAATGTTAATGATTCACAATACTTTAAAAATAGCTTTAGTTACTAATCACTTACCTTTAAAAAAAGTAAGTTCAGAATTAAATATTAAAAAAATAATAAAATCAATTAAAATTTTACGTCAATCCCTTATAATGGATTTTTTTATAGAAAAACCTAAAATAGCAGTTTTAGGATGCAATCCTCATTCAAGTGATAATGGATTAATAGGTGATGAAGAAAAAACAAAAATTAAACCTGCTATAGAAAATTTATTTCAAAAAAAAGGATGGTTAATTTTTGGACCTTATTCCTCAGATAGTTTTTTTGGAAATAAAAAATATAAAAATTTTGATGCTATTTTAGCAATGTATCACGACCAAGGATTAATTCCTTTTAAAACATTAACATTTAATAATGGAGTCAATTTTACGGCTGGTCTTTCTCATATACGAACTTCTCCAGATCATGGAGTAGCTTATGATATAGCAAAAAAAGGTATTGCCAATGAAAAATCTTTTGAAGAAGCTATTTTTACTGCTATAAAAATATTTAAAAATAGAAAAGAATATAAAAAATTAATTAAAAAATTATAA
- the atpD gene encoding F0F1 ATP synthase subunit beta, with protein MHNKNKFKGIITKIIGPVIDVSFKENVPLPRIYDALSANLSKKNKIILEVQQHIGDKKVRCLSMEETDGLKRGQEVNVLYKPISVPVGDSINGRVFNVLGDCIDGLGNIDRSTTKPIHNDPPKFIDLSTDTEILYTGIKVIDLIEPYPKGGKIGLFGGAGVGKTVLIQELINNIAKGHGGKSVFAGVGERSREGNDLLREMLESGIIKYGNAFMESMKKGDWDISKVDKEILKESKVTFVFGQMNEPPGARARVALSGLTLAEYYRDQPIEGKEGQDVLFFIDNIFRFTQAGSEVSALLGRIPSSVGYQPTLSSEMGSMQERITSTKKGSITSVQAVYVPADDLTDPAPAITFSHLDATTVLSRKIASLGIYPSVDPLDSTSRILSTDFIDKNHYNCAQRVKKILQKYNSLQDIIAILGIEELNEEDKLIVSRARRVQRFLSQPFYVAKQFTGIEGEFVKIEDTIKGFNMIIDGKLDQIPESAFNLKGTIEQVIETGKKMLSLKT; from the coding sequence ATGCATAATAAAAATAAGTTCAAAGGAATAATTACTAAAATAATAGGACCAGTCATTGATGTTTCTTTTAAAGAAAATGTTCCTCTTCCTAGAATTTATGACGCTTTATCCGCAAATTTATCTAAAAAAAACAAAATAATATTAGAAGTACAACAACATATTGGAGATAAAAAGGTTAGGTGTCTTTCTATGGAAGAAACAGATGGATTAAAAAGAGGTCAGGAAGTTAACGTTTTATATAAACCAATTAGTGTACCTGTAGGAGATTCTATTAATGGTAGAGTTTTTAATGTGTTAGGAGATTGTATAGATGGATTAGGAAATATAGACAGATCTACAACTAAACCTATTCATAATGATCCTCCAAAATTTATAGATTTATCCACAGATACAGAAATATTATATACAGGTATTAAGGTTATAGATTTAATTGAACCTTATCCAAAAGGAGGAAAAATTGGATTATTTGGAGGAGCTGGAGTAGGAAAAACTGTATTAATACAAGAATTAATAAATAATATAGCAAAAGGTCATGGAGGAAAATCTGTTTTTGCAGGAGTAGGAGAACGATCTAGAGAAGGAAATGATTTATTGAGAGAAATGTTAGAATCTGGAATTATAAAATATGGGAATGCTTTTATGGAGTCTATGAAAAAGGGTGATTGGGATATTTCTAAAGTTGATAAAGAAATTTTAAAAGAATCTAAAGTTACTTTTGTTTTTGGACAAATGAATGAACCACCTGGAGCTAGAGCTAGAGTTGCTTTATCTGGTTTAACATTAGCTGAATATTATAGAGATCAACCTATAGAAGGAAAAGAAGGTCAAGATGTATTATTTTTCATAGATAATATATTTAGATTCACTCAAGCTGGATCTGAAGTTTCTGCTTTATTAGGAAGAATACCTTCATCTGTAGGATATCAACCTACTTTATCATCTGAAATGGGTTCTATGCAAGAGAGAATTACTTCTACTAAAAAAGGATCTATAACTTCAGTACAAGCAGTTTATGTTCCTGCAGATGATTTAACAGATCCAGCCCCTGCCATTACATTTTCACATTTAGATGCTACCACTGTTCTTTCAAGAAAAATAGCTTCTTTAGGTATTTATCCTTCAGTAGATCCATTGGATTCAACTTCACGTATTTTATCTACAGATTTTATAGATAAAAATCATTATAATTGCGCTCAACGTGTTAAAAAAATTTTACAAAAATATAATTCTTTACAAGATATTATAGCTATTCTAGGAATAGAAGAATTAAATGAAGAAGACAAATTAATAGTATCTAGAGCTAGACGTGTTCAACGTTTTTTATCTCAACCTTTTTATGTAGCGAAACAATTTACAGGTATTGAAGGAGAATTTGTTAAAATTGAAGATACTATAAAAGGATTTAATATGATAATAGATGGAAAATTAGATCAGATTCCTGAATCTGCTTTTAATTTAAAAGGAACTATAGAACAAGTAATAGAAACTGGAAAAAAAATGTTATCCTTAAAAACATAA
- a CDS encoding F0F1 ATP synthase subunit epsilon translates to MKITIINYYKILYQSNIIISIIAPGLNGYFQILKNHAPFISILGNGYLKLLDNNNIEKKIEIKKGIFKIKKNLVIIIL, encoded by the coding sequence GTGAAAATAACAATTATTAATTATTATAAAATTTTATATCAGTCAAATATAATTATTTCTATTATTGCTCCTGGATTAAATGGTTATTTTCAAATATTAAAAAATCATGCACCGTTTATTTCCATATTAGGAAATGGATATTTAAAATTATTAGATAATAATAATATAGAAAAAAAGATTGAAATAAAAAAAGGTATTTTTAAAATAAAAAAAAATTTAGTTATTATTATTTTATAA
- the fabF gene encoding beta-ketoacyl-ACP synthase II: MEKLKKVVITGIGTITPIGNNVKDYWISLIKGKSGSAPITYFDTKKYKTKFACELKNYDPNLFFNKKEIRKLDPCAQYGIVASEEAIKDSGVNFSKEKKERIGVIWSSGIGGLLNLEESISDYVNGGKIPRFNPFFIPKMLIDITAGFISMRHGLHGPNYATVSSCASSSNAIVDAYHLICLGKTDMMVTGGSEAAITQSGVGGFNALHALSTRNEDYKTASRPFEKDRDGFVLGEGGGCLILEEYKHAKNRNAKIYAEIGGVGMSGDAYHITAPHPTGKGIVLAMKTAIKDAGVKYEEVDHINSHGTSTKLGDLSEIKAIQKVFRENIYNISINSTKSMTGHLLGAAGAIETIASILPLTKNIIPPTINLFHIDKNIDSKINFTPNNAIKRKIKISMCNTFGFGGHNVCILFKKIDDIRK, encoded by the coding sequence ATGGAGAAATTGAAAAAAGTAGTAATTACTGGTATAGGTACTATTACTCCAATAGGTAATAACGTAAAAGATTATTGGATTTCTCTTATTAAAGGAAAGAGTGGATCTGCCCCTATTACTTATTTCGATACTAAAAAATATAAAACTAAATTTGCTTGTGAATTAAAAAATTATGATCCAAATCTTTTTTTTAATAAGAAAGAAATACGGAAATTAGATCCTTGTGCACAATATGGTATTGTAGCCTCAGAAGAGGCTATAAAAGATAGTGGAGTTAATTTTTCTAAAGAAAAAAAAGAAAGAATTGGAGTTATTTGGTCTTCTGGAATAGGAGGTCTTTTAAATTTAGAAGAATCTATTTCAGATTATGTAAATGGAGGAAAAATTCCTAGATTTAATCCTTTTTTTATTCCTAAAATGCTCATAGATATAACTGCTGGATTTATTTCCATGAGACATGGACTACATGGTCCAAATTACGCAACTGTATCTTCTTGTGCTTCTTCTTCAAATGCTATTGTAGATGCATATCATTTAATATGTCTAGGAAAAACTGATATGATGGTAACTGGAGGTTCTGAAGCCGCTATAACACAAAGTGGAGTAGGAGGTTTTAATGCTTTGCATGCTTTATCTACTAGAAATGAAGATTATAAAACAGCATCTCGTCCTTTTGAAAAGGATAGGGATGGATTTGTTTTAGGAGAAGGAGGTGGGTGTCTTATTCTTGAAGAATATAAACATGCTAAAAATAGAAACGCTAAAATATATGCGGAAATAGGAGGAGTTGGAATGTCTGGAGATGCTTATCATATAACAGCTCCTCATCCAACAGGAAAGGGAATTGTTTTAGCAATGAAAACAGCTATAAAAGATGCAGGAGTTAAATACGAAGAAGTAGATCATATTAATTCTCATGGTACTTCTACTAAATTAGGAGATTTATCAGAAATAAAAGCAATACAAAAAGTATTTCGTGAAAATATATATAATATCAGTATTAATTCCACAAAATCTATGACAGGTCATTTACTTGGAGCAGCAGGAGCAATAGAAACAATTGCTTCTATACTACCATTAACAAAAAATATAATACCTCCAACTATAAATTTATTTCATATAGATAAAAATATAGATTCCAAAATTAATTTTACTCCAAATAATGCTATAAAAAGAAAAATAAAAATTAGTATGTGTAACACTTTTGGTTTTGGAGGACATAATGTATGTATTTTATTTAAAAAAATAGATGATATTAGAAAATAA
- a CDS encoding riboflavin synthase, giving the protein MFTGIVECTTKIYKLNRKKNNLFITLKNPFLNKIKINQSICHNGICLTVIDIDKKTYSVIASEETLQCTNLNFLKIKDKVNLERALIIYERLNGHIVQGHVDTTAKIIKIENKNGSWLFFFKSKEKLYHSIVKKGSITINGISLTIITYTKYVFSVSIIPYTYKNTNLHLMKIGDIVNIEFDIFGKYIKNFIKNYKI; this is encoded by the coding sequence ATGTTTACTGGAATTGTGGAATGTACAACAAAAATATATAAATTAAACCGTAAAAAAAATAATCTTTTTATTACTTTAAAAAATCCTTTTTTAAACAAAATAAAAATTAATCAAAGTATATGTCATAATGGAATATGTTTGACTGTTATAGATATAGATAAAAAAACTTATTCTGTTATTGCTTCTGAAGAAACTTTACAATGTACTAATTTAAATTTTTTAAAAATTAAAGATAAAGTAAATTTAGAAAGAGCATTAATTATATATGAAAGATTAAATGGACATATAGTACAAGGACATGTAGATACAACTGCTAAAATTATTAAAATAGAAAATAAAAATGGTAGTTGGTTATTTTTTTTTAAATCTAAAGAAAAATTATATCATTCAATAGTTAAAAAAGGATCTATTACTATAAATGGAATTAGTCTTACTATAATAACATACACTAAATATGTATTTAGTGTATCTATTATTCCTTATACTTACAAAAATACAAATCTACATCTTATGAAGATAGGAGATATAGTTAATATAGAATTTGATATATTTGGTAAATACATTAAGAATTTTATAAAAAATTATAAGATATAA
- a CDS encoding alpha/beta fold hydrolase, protein MFYFKKNKEKKYPHIKKGKGHPLILLHGLMGGLSNFKALLDFFPKKGYKVIIPSLPIYKMPLLFTNIFSLSKYIIQFLMEIGVKKATLIGNSLGGHIALIIAKKRIDLVHSVVLTGSSGLFEKSFGDAFPKRENYEYIRKKSQEVFYDPKIATKELVDEVFHIVNDKKKGIKTLYIAKSAMKYNMSKDLSVIQQPICLIWGKQDNVTPPEIAKEFHRLLPHSELYWIDKCGHVPMMECPNRFIKILEKWLSKFHFDHENFFCKI, encoded by the coding sequence ATGTTTTATTTTAAAAAAAATAAAGAAAAAAAATATCCTCATATAAAAAAAGGAAAAGGACATCCTTTAATTTTACTTCATGGATTAATGGGTGGATTAAGCAATTTTAAAGCTCTTTTAGATTTTTTTCCAAAAAAAGGTTATAAAGTCATTATCCCTTCATTACCTATTTATAAGATGCCATTACTTTTTACAAATATTTTTAGTTTATCTAAATATATAATTCAATTCCTAATGGAAATAGGAGTTAAAAAAGCTACTTTAATAGGAAATTCTTTAGGAGGACATATTGCCTTAATTATAGCTAAAAAAAGAATTGATTTAGTTCATTCCGTTGTTCTTACAGGGAGTTCTGGTTTGTTTGAAAAATCTTTTGGGGATGCTTTTCCTAAAAGAGAAAATTATGAATATATAAGAAAAAAATCACAAGAAGTATTTTATGATCCTAAAATAGCAACCAAAGAATTAGTAGATGAAGTTTTTCATATTGTAAACGATAAGAAAAAAGGAATTAAAACTTTATATATTGCAAAAAGCGCTATGAAATACAATATGTCTAAAGATTTATCTGTCATACAACAACCTATTTGTTTAATTTGGGGAAAACAAGATAACGTAACTCCACCAGAAATAGCAAAAGAATTTCATAGATTATTGCCTCATTCTGAATTATATTGGATAGATAAATGTGGACATGTTCCTATGATGGAATGTCCTAATAGATTTATAAAAATTTTAGAAAAATGGCTTTCTAAATTTCATTTTGATCATGAAAATTTTTTCTGTAAAATTTAA
- a CDS encoding ribonuclease III family protein translates to MILENNTKELSFLIERLKKILGFCPKNKKFLKEVFIYSFSAKKRNLNKNYSINFQRLEFLGDAVLNTIISHFLCEKFPYKKEGELTKIRSKIVCRKNLNEISKKLTFTDIFFKKTVISDNILGNTLEALIGFIYLEIGYKACNNFVHKKILHDHVNIKKLENEIYSYKVWIIEWSQKNKFIINFKTFKEKKNKNTIIYLSEFTILEYNIKTKGRGFSKKESEEIAAKAAYFILQKKIKK, encoded by the coding sequence ATGATATTAGAAAATAATACCAAAGAATTATCTTTTTTAATTGAAAGATTAAAAAAAATATTAGGTTTTTGTCCTAAAAATAAAAAATTTTTAAAAGAAGTTTTTATATATAGTTTTTCCGCAAAAAAAAGAAATTTAAATAAAAATTATTCTATTAATTTTCAAAGATTAGAATTTTTAGGAGATGCGGTATTAAATACTATAATATCACATTTTTTATGTGAAAAGTTTCCTTATAAAAAAGAAGGAGAATTAACTAAAATACGATCTAAAATAGTATGCAGAAAAAATTTAAATGAAATATCTAAAAAATTAACTTTTACAGATATTTTTTTTAAAAAAACCGTTATATCTGATAATATATTAGGAAATACACTTGAAGCTTTGATAGGATTCATTTATTTAGAAATAGGATATAAAGCTTGTAATAATTTTGTACATAAAAAAATATTACATGATCATGTAAACATAAAAAAATTAGAAAATGAAATTTATAGTTATAAAGTATGGATTATAGAATGGTCTCAAAAAAATAAGTTTATTATAAATTTTAAGACTTTTAAAGAAAAAAAAAATAAAAATACAATTATTTATTTATCTGAATTTACAATATTAGAATATAATATTAAAACTAAAGGAAGAGGATTTTCAAAAAAAGAATCAGAAGAAATAGCAGCAAAAGCGGCTTATTTTATTCTTCAAAAGAAGATAAAAAAATAA
- a CDS encoding bifunctional riboflavin kinase/FAD synthetase, giving the protein MKIYSFIDEFYSFYPCVFTLGVFDGVHTGHKKVIQNLIFKAKKKYCIVLLTFYPHPKEILNPDKKLFYLNTLSERICNLKKMGIEHLIIHPFTVKFSKLSTKDFFKRILYPKFKIKKIIIGHDSHIGKNRNGNFKNLKILSKIHGFDIYKVYPHKLKKKIVSSTEIRKSLLLGDIKWANQALGYFYTLSGNIIKGKGLGRKINFPTANIQIDSKKLIPKKGVYAVKINYLDQIYKGMLNIGVNPTIESSNKKIKIEVHIFNFLKNIYGKKIDVLIFQLIREEKKFNTLQELKNQIFEDQKNIKTFFKKKMF; this is encoded by the coding sequence TTGAAAATTTATTCATTTATAGATGAATTTTATTCTTTTTATCCATGTGTATTTACACTTGGAGTTTTTGATGGAGTTCATACAGGTCATAAAAAAGTAATTCAAAATTTAATTTTTAAAGCAAAAAAAAAATATTGTATTGTTTTACTCACTTTTTATCCACATCCAAAAGAAATATTAAATCCTGATAAAAAATTATTTTATTTAAATACTCTTTCTGAAAGAATATGTAATTTGAAAAAAATGGGTATAGAACACTTGATTATTCATCCTTTTACTGTAAAATTTTCAAAATTAAGTACAAAAGATTTTTTTAAAAGAATTTTATATCCTAAGTTTAAAATTAAAAAGATAATTATTGGACATGATTCACATATTGGAAAAAATAGAAATGGAAATTTTAAAAATTTAAAAATTCTATCTAAAATTCATGGATTTGATATTTATAAAGTTTATCCTCATAAATTAAAAAAAAAAATAGTTAGTTCTACTGAAATACGTAAATCTCTATTATTAGGAGATATCAAATGGGCTAATCAAGCTTTAGGTTATTTTTATACATTATCCGGAAATATTATAAAAGGAAAAGGGTTAGGAAGGAAAATAAATTTTCCAACCGCTAATATACAAATTGATTCAAAAAAATTAATACCGAAAAAAGGAGTTTATGCTGTTAAAATTAATTATTTAGATCAAATATATAAAGGAATGTTGAATATTGGAGTTAATCCTACTATTGAAAGTAGTAATAAAAAAATTAAAATAGAAGTACATATTTTTAATTTTTTAAAAAATATTTATGGTAAAAAAATTGACGTTTTAATTTTTCAATTAATTCGTGAAGAAAAAAAATTTAATACTCTTCAAGAATTAAAAAATCAAATTTTTGAAGATCAAAAAAATATTAAAACATTTTTTAAAAAAAAAATGTTTTAA
- a CDS encoding phosphoenolpyruvate carboxykinase (ATP) encodes MNMMIPSSLEDYGIVNSSNNWQLTPHELQNIIIKNKMGMETKSGVLSVNTGLFTGRSPKDRFIVKDSITEKKVWWDKKFNQSFDPKKFDRLYKKVVKYLSKKTLYIRDGYLCSDKRYQLKVRSISEYPWSDLFIYNLFLRFKTIQKSLPDWLLFCAPGFQADPINDGTHNKNFSILNFYKRIILIGGSGYTGEIKKSIFSVLNFILPTKNNVFPMHCAANVGKYKKDTALFFGLSGTGKTTISNDNNRNLVGDDEHGWTCDNIIFNFEGGCYAKILGISKEKEPMIYHAIKKGAMLENVIVKKETNEVDFFNDSITQNIRVSYPIFFIKNIEKKLLSSNIKNVFFLTYDAFGVLPPIAKLNKAQSSYYFLLGYTSKVAGTELNIKEPQATFSFCFGAPFMPLHPVQYTKMLMKKLDNNENKINVWLVNTGLISGGSSSGFRIKLNDTRQIVKSVLSGVLSKVPYEKDPIFNFQIPKYCPGIFSNILNPKNAWKNKNMYQNQVKKLAKKFINHFNLYRKYIDKNILSGEPILK; translated from the coding sequence ATGAATATGATGATCCCTTCTTCCTTAGAAGATTATGGAATAGTAAACTCTTCTAATAATTGGCAATTAACTCCTCATGAATTACAAAACATAATTATTAAAAATAAAATGGGTATGGAGACAAAATCAGGAGTATTATCGGTTAATACCGGATTATTTACCGGTAGATCGCCTAAAGATAGATTTATAGTAAAGGATAGTATTACAGAAAAAAAAGTATGGTGGGATAAAAAATTTAATCAATCTTTTGATCCAAAAAAATTTGATAGATTATATAAAAAAGTAGTTAAATATTTATCTAAAAAAACATTATACATTAGAGATGGATATTTATGTTCTGATAAACGTTATCAGTTAAAAGTTCGTTCTATTAGTGAATATCCATGGTCTGATCTATTTATTTATAATCTATTTTTAAGATTTAAAACAATTCAAAAAAGTTTACCTGATTGGTTATTATTTTGTGCTCCTGGATTTCAAGCAGATCCTATAAATGATGGGACTCATAATAAAAATTTCTCTATATTAAATTTTTATAAAAGAATTATTTTAATAGGAGGATCTGGATATACAGGAGAAATAAAAAAATCTATTTTTTCTGTTCTAAATTTTATACTTCCTACAAAAAATAATGTATTTCCAATGCATTGTGCTGCAAATGTAGGAAAATATAAAAAAGATACGGCTCTTTTTTTTGGTTTGTCTGGAACAGGAAAAACTACTATTTCTAATGATAACAATAGAAATTTGGTGGGAGATGATGAACATGGATGGACTTGTGATAATATTATTTTTAATTTTGAAGGAGGATGTTATGCAAAAATATTAGGAATTTCTAAAGAAAAAGAACCTATGATTTATCATGCTATAAAAAAAGGAGCTATGTTAGAAAACGTAATAGTAAAAAAAGAAACTAATGAAGTAGACTTTTTTAATGATTCTATTACTCAAAATATAAGAGTAAGTTATCCTATTTTTTTTATAAAAAATATTGAAAAAAAATTATTATCATCTAATATAAAAAATGTTTTTTTTCTAACATACGATGCTTTTGGGGTTTTACCTCCTATAGCTAAATTAAATAAAGCACAATCATCTTATTATTTTTTATTAGGATATACATCTAAAGTAGCTGGAACTGAATTAAATATTAAAGAACCACAAGCTACTTTTTCTTTTTGTTTTGGAGCTCCATTTATGCCTTTACATCCTGTTCAATATACAAAAATGCTTATGAAAAAATTGGATAATAATGAAAATAAAATAAATGTATGGTTAGTTAATACAGGATTAATATCAGGTGGATCTTCATCTGGATTTCGTATTAAATTAAACGATACTAGACAAATTGTTAAAAGTGTTTTAAGTGGAGTTTTATCAAAAGTTCCTTATGAAAAAGATCCAATTTTTAATTTTCAAATACCAAAATATTGTCCTGGTATATTTTCTAATATTTTAAATCCAAAAAACGCATGGAAAAATAAAAATATGTATCAAAATCAAGTAAAAAAACTTGCAAAAAAATTTATAAATCATTTTAATTTATATAGAAAATATATAGACAAAAATATTTTATCTGGAGAACCTATTTTAAAATAA
- a CDS encoding acyl carrier protein has protein sequence MSDIASRVNTLIVEKLSVDKSEIVPTASFTNDLGADSLDIVELIMEFEKEFNISISDEKAEKITTVGEAIKAIEDLLIDKKNL, from the coding sequence ATGTCTGATATTGCATCTAGAGTAAATACTCTTATTGTAGAAAAATTAAGTGTAGATAAAAGTGAAATTGTTCCTACTGCTAGTTTTACAAATGATTTAGGGGCAGATTCCTTAGATATAGTGGAACTTATTATGGAATTTGAAAAAGAATTTAATATTAGTATTTCTGATGAAAAAGCAGAAAAAATAACAACAGTAGGTGAAGCTATTAAGGCTATAGAAGATCTTCTAATTGATAAAAAAAATTTATAA